The Pseudomonas eucalypticola genome has a window encoding:
- a CDS encoding glutaredoxin family protein — protein MLNKTLKRVLPILLVVVIAQQWGKIEAFFSPTSQLTAQARAHAQVTLYSTDWCGYCKDFRRFLDRQGVAYQEFDIDKNAEARQRYEALGGRGIPVLDVNGVLLRQYREADIIHALQSFQTNSSTTR, from the coding sequence GTGCTGAACAAGACCCTGAAACGTGTGTTGCCCATACTGCTGGTGGTGGTGATCGCCCAGCAGTGGGGCAAGATCGAAGCGTTCTTCAGCCCCACCTCGCAGCTGACCGCGCAGGCACGCGCCCACGCCCAGGTAACGTTGTACTCGACTGACTGGTGCGGGTACTGCAAGGACTTTCGCCGGTTCCTGGACCGCCAGGGCGTGGCGTACCAGGAGTTCGACATCGACAAGAACGCAGAGGCCCGCCAGCGCTATGAAGCACTGGGCGGGCGGGGTATTCCCGTGCTGGATGTCAATGGCGTGCTGCTGCGACAGTATAGAGAAGCGGATATCATTCATGCCCTTCAATCATTCCAAACCAACTCCAGCACCACTCGATAG
- the yejK gene encoding nucleoid-associated protein YejK, with the protein MPIRHSIVHLIEKKPDGTPAVLHARDSELGESQAIENLLADLNDNYNAKQGKAWGLFHAESGAHPFSGWLKQYLDAEQDFTRFSRQAVEHLQKLMEESNLSTGGHVLFAHYQQGMTDYLAIALLHHSEGVAVNAELDVTPSRHLDLGQLHLAARINISEWQNNKNSKQYISFIKGKNGKKVSEYFRDFIGCQEGVDGPGETRTLLKAFSDFVESEDLPEEAAREKTQALVEYATSQTKHGEPVALEELSGLIDEDRPRAFYDHIRNKDYGLSPEIPADKRTLNQFRRFTGRAEGLSISFEAHLLGSKIEYDEEAGTLIIKGLPTQLTDQLKRRKD; encoded by the coding sequence ATGCCGATCCGTCACAGCATTGTCCATTTGATCGAAAAGAAACCCGACGGCACCCCTGCCGTGCTGCACGCCCGTGATTCGGAATTGGGCGAATCCCAGGCCATCGAAAACCTGCTGGCCGACCTCAACGACAACTACAACGCCAAGCAAGGCAAAGCCTGGGGCCTGTTTCATGCCGAGTCCGGGGCCCACCCTTTCAGCGGCTGGCTGAAGCAGTACCTGGACGCCGAGCAGGACTTCACCCGCTTCAGCCGCCAGGCTGTCGAGCACCTGCAAAAACTGATGGAAGAGTCCAATCTGTCCACCGGCGGCCACGTGCTGTTCGCCCACTACCAGCAGGGCATGACCGACTACCTGGCCATCGCCCTGCTGCACCACAGCGAAGGCGTGGCGGTGAACGCCGAGCTCGACGTGACGCCGTCGCGCCACCTGGACCTGGGCCAGCTGCACCTGGCCGCGCGCATCAACATCTCCGAGTGGCAGAACAACAAGAACTCCAAGCAATACATCTCGTTCATCAAGGGCAAGAACGGCAAGAAAGTCTCGGAGTACTTCCGCGACTTCATCGGCTGCCAGGAAGGGGTTGACGGCCCGGGCGAAACCCGCACCCTGCTCAAGGCCTTCAGCGACTTCGTCGAAAGCGAAGACCTGCCCGAGGAAGCCGCCCGCGAGAAGACCCAGGCCCTGGTGGAGTACGCCACCAGCCAGACCAAGCACGGCGAACCCGTGGCCCTGGAAGAGCTGTCGGGGCTGATCGACGAAGACCGTCCGCGCGCCTTCTACGACCACATCCGCAACAAAGACTACGGGTTGTCCCCGGAGATACCGGCCGACAAGCGCACCTTGAACCAGTTCCGCCGCTTCACCGGCCGCGCCGAGGGTCTGTCCATCAGCTTCGAAGCCCACCTGTTGGGCTCCAAGATTGAGTACGACGAAGAGGCCGGCACCTTGATCATCAAGGGCCTGCCCACCCAGCTGACCGACCAGCTCAAGCGCCGCAAGGACTGA
- a CDS encoding HU family DNA-binding protein has product MALTKDQLIADIAEAIDAPKTTARNALEQLGQIVADQLENGSEITLPGIGKLKITERPARTGRNPSTGAPIEIAAKKVVKFVPAKVLTDSVNK; this is encoded by the coding sequence ATGGCATTGACCAAAGACCAACTGATCGCCGACATCGCTGAAGCCATCGACGCGCCAAAAACCACCGCGCGCAATGCTCTCGAGCAACTGGGCCAGATCGTTGCCGACCAGCTGGAAAATGGCAGCGAAATCACTCTGCCAGGCATTGGCAAGCTGAAAATCACCGAGCGTCCTGCTCGCACCGGCCGCAACCCTTCGACTGGCGCCCCGATCGAAATCGCCGCCAAGAAAGTCGTCAAGTTTGTTCCAGCCAAAGTGCTGACCGATTCGGTTAACAAGTAA
- the rlmF gene encoding 23S rRNA (adenine(1618)-N(6))-methyltransferase RlmF encodes MSAPSKPGFHPRNRHQGRYDFPQLIKSSPELGQFVILNPYGKESIDFANPAAVKVFNRALLKALYGIQHWNIPDGYLCPPIPGRADYIHAAADLLAELSGGEIPRGASVRVLDIGVGANCIYPLLGHSDYRWQFVGSDIDPVALASAKAIVQANKLDKAISLRQQGNTQHILNGLLKADERFDLTLCNPPFHASLEEATRGSQRKWRALGKADPKRKLPVLNFGGQHNELWCEGGEIRFVTQLINESVAVGSQVLWFSTLVSKASNLPPIQSALKKAGAVQVRVVEMGQGQKQSRFVAWTFQTEAQQKAWYTPNTR; translated from the coding sequence ATGTCCGCCCCCAGCAAACCCGGCTTTCACCCCCGCAACCGCCATCAGGGCCGTTACGACTTCCCCCAGTTGATCAAGAGCAGCCCTGAGCTCGGCCAGTTCGTGATCCTCAACCCGTACGGCAAGGAAAGCATCGACTTCGCCAACCCGGCGGCGGTCAAGGTGTTCAACCGCGCCTTGCTCAAGGCGCTTTACGGCATCCAGCACTGGAACATCCCCGACGGCTACCTGTGCCCGCCCATCCCCGGGCGCGCCGACTACATCCACGCTGCCGCCGACCTGCTGGCCGAACTCAGCGGCGGCGAAATACCCCGCGGCGCCTCGGTGCGCGTACTGGACATCGGCGTGGGTGCCAACTGCATCTACCCGCTGCTGGGCCACAGCGACTACCGCTGGCAGTTCGTGGGCTCGGACATCGACCCGGTGGCCCTGGCCTCGGCCAAGGCCATCGTCCAGGCCAACAAGCTCGACAAGGCCATCAGCTTGCGCCAGCAAGGCAACACCCAGCACATCCTCAACGGCCTGCTGAAGGCCGATGAGCGTTTCGACCTGACCCTGTGCAACCCACCCTTCCACGCCTCACTGGAAGAGGCCACGCGCGGCAGCCAACGCAAATGGCGCGCGCTGGGCAAGGCAGACCCCAAGCGCAAGCTGCCGGTGCTCAACTTCGGTGGGCAGCACAATGAACTGTGGTGCGAAGGCGGGGAAATTCGCTTCGTTACTCAGTTGATCAACGAAAGCGTGGCGGTGGGCTCACAAGTGCTGTGGTTCAGCACCCTGGTGTCCAAGGCATCGAACCTGCCGCCGATTCAATCGGCGCTGAAAAAGGCCGGTGCGGTGCAAGTGCGGGTGGTGGAAATGGGCCAAGGGCAGAAGCAGAGCCGCTTCGTGGCCTGGACCTTCCAGACCGAGGCACAGCAGAAAGCCTGGTACACACCCAACACCCGGTAG
- a CDS encoding valine--tRNA ligase, giving the protein MDKTYQPHAIETSWYQTWESENYFAPQGAGDPYTIMIPPPNVTGSLHMGHGFNNAIMDALIRFRRMQGRNTLWQPGTDHAGIATQMLVERQLEAQGQNRHDLGREKFLEKVWEWKDQSGGNISRQIRRLGSSVDWSRERFTMDDGLSEAVKEAFVRLHEDGLIYRGKRLVNWDTKLHTAISDLEVENHDEKGSLWNLRYPLADGAKTAEGLDYLIVATTRPETMLGDAAVAVNPNDPRYQALIGQFVELPLVGRRIPIIADDYCDPEFGTGCVKITPAHDFNDYEVGKRHNLPLLNIFDKNAAVLPACQVFNLDGTLNESIDGKIPAEYAGLDRFEARKQIVAAFDAAGLLVSVDDHALKVPKGDRSGTIIEPWLTDQWYVSTKPLAEPAIAAVEDGRIQFVPKQYENMYFSWMRDIQDWCISRQLWWGHRIPAWYDEAGKVYVGRSEEEVRASNGLGADVVLNQDNDVLDTWFSSGLWTFSTLGWPEQTEFLKKFHSTDVLVTGFDIIFFWVARMIMLTMHLVKDEDGTPQVPFKTVYVHGLVRDGQGQKMSKSKGNVLDPLDIIDGIELEALVQKRTTGLMQPKLQKAIEKQTRAEFADGIASYGTDALRFTFCSLASTGRDIKFDMGRVEGYRNFCNKIWNAARYVLDKGEDCGQNGEAYELSLADRWIISQLQRTEAEVTRQLDQFRFDLAAQALYEFIWNQYCDWYLELSKPVLWDENAPVERQRGTRRTLVRVLEVAMRLAHPFMPFITEEIWQRLAPLVGAEGKTIMLQPWPVAVEARIDQAAEDDIEWLKGLMLGVRNIRGEMNIGPGKPLALFLKNANAEDQRRLVENEALLKKLAKLESITVLQAGAEAPLSATALVGELEVLVPMAGLIDKDAELARLDKEIQRLQGEVQRVGGKLSNAAFVDKAPPAVIDKERAKLAEAEQALSKLAEQHARIASL; this is encoded by the coding sequence ATGGATAAGACCTACCAGCCGCACGCCATTGAAACTTCCTGGTACCAGACCTGGGAGTCCGAGAACTATTTCGCTCCGCAAGGGGCGGGCGACCCGTACACCATCATGATCCCGCCGCCGAACGTCACCGGCAGCCTGCACATGGGCCATGGTTTCAACAACGCGATCATGGATGCCCTGATCCGTTTCCGCCGCATGCAGGGCCGCAACACCTTGTGGCAACCGGGTACCGACCACGCCGGTATCGCCACCCAGATGCTGGTAGAGCGTCAACTCGAAGCCCAGGGCCAGAACCGCCACGACCTGGGCCGCGAGAAATTCCTGGAGAAGGTCTGGGAATGGAAGGACCAGTCCGGCGGTAACATCAGCCGCCAGATCCGCCGCCTGGGCTCGTCCGTGGACTGGAGCCGCGAGCGTTTCACCATGGACGACGGCCTGTCGGAAGCGGTCAAGGAAGCCTTCGTGCGCCTGCATGAAGACGGCCTGATCTACCGCGGCAAGCGCCTGGTCAACTGGGACACCAAGCTGCACACCGCCATTTCCGACCTGGAAGTGGAAAACCACGACGAGAAGGGCTCGCTGTGGAACCTGCGCTACCCGCTGGCCGACGGCGCCAAGACCGCTGAAGGCTTGGATTACCTGATCGTCGCCACCACCCGCCCGGAAACCATGCTCGGCGACGCCGCCGTGGCCGTGAACCCGAACGACCCGCGCTATCAGGCCCTGATCGGCCAGTTCGTCGAGCTGCCCCTGGTGGGCCGCCGCATCCCGATCATCGCCGATGATTACTGCGACCCCGAGTTCGGTACCGGCTGCGTGAAGATCACCCCGGCCCACGACTTCAACGACTACGAAGTCGGCAAGCGCCACAATCTTCCGTTGCTGAACATTTTCGACAAGAATGCCGCCGTGCTGCCGGCCTGCCAGGTGTTCAACCTGGACGGCACGCTGAACGAAAGCATCGACGGCAAGATCCCGGCCGAGTACGCCGGCCTGGATCGCTTTGAAGCGCGCAAGCAGATCGTCGCAGCCTTCGACGCCGCCGGCCTGTTGGTCAGCGTCGACGACCACGCGCTGAAAGTGCCGAAGGGCGACCGCTCGGGCACCATCATCGAGCCGTGGCTCACCGACCAGTGGTACGTGTCCACCAAACCCCTGGCCGAGCCTGCGATCGCTGCCGTTGAAGACGGTCGTATCCAGTTCGTGCCCAAGCAGTACGAGAACATGTACTTCTCGTGGATGCGCGATATCCAGGACTGGTGCATCAGCCGTCAGCTGTGGTGGGGCCACCGCATTCCCGCCTGGTACGACGAGGCCGGCAAGGTCTACGTCGGCCGCAGCGAAGAGGAAGTGCGTGCCAGCAACGGCCTGGGCGCCGACGTGGTCCTGAACCAGGACAACGACGTACTGGACACCTGGTTCAGCTCGGGCCTGTGGACATTCTCCACCCTGGGCTGGCCGGAACAGACCGAGTTCCTGAAGAAATTCCACTCCACCGACGTGCTGGTGACCGGTTTCGACATCATTTTCTTCTGGGTCGCCCGGATGATCATGCTGACCATGCACCTGGTGAAGGACGAGGACGGCACCCCGCAAGTGCCGTTCAAGACCGTTTACGTGCACGGCCTGGTGCGCGACGGCCAGGGCCAGAAGATGTCCAAGTCCAAGGGCAACGTGCTTGACCCGCTGGACATCATCGACGGCATCGAACTCGAAGCCCTGGTGCAGAAGCGCACCACCGGCCTGATGCAGCCCAAGCTGCAGAAAGCCATCGAGAAGCAGACCCGCGCCGAATTCGCCGACGGCATCGCCAGCTACGGTACAGACGCCCTGCGCTTCACGTTCTGCTCGCTGGCTTCCACTGGCCGCGACATCAAGTTCGACATGGGCCGTGTCGAAGGCTACCGCAACTTCTGCAACAAGATCTGGAACGCGGCGCGCTACGTGCTGGACAAGGGCGAAGACTGCGGCCAGAACGGTGAAGCCTACGAGCTGTCGCTGGCGGACCGCTGGATCATCTCGCAACTGCAGCGCACCGAAGCCGAAGTGACCCGCCAGTTGGACCAGTTCCGCTTCGACCTGGCCGCCCAAGCCCTGTACGAGTTCATCTGGAACCAGTACTGCGACTGGTACCTGGAACTGTCCAAGCCTGTGCTGTGGGACGAGAACGCGCCGGTCGAGCGTCAGCGCGGCACCCGCCGCACCCTGGTGCGCGTGCTGGAAGTGGCCATGCGCCTGGCGCATCCGTTCATGCCATTCATCACCGAAGAAATCTGGCAGCGCCTGGCGCCGCTGGTCGGTGCCGAAGGCAAGACCATCATGCTGCAACCGTGGCCAGTGGCCGTGGAAGCACGCATCGACCAGGCGGCCGAAGACGACATCGAATGGCTCAAAGGCCTGATGCTGGGCGTGCGCAACATTCGTGGCGAGATGAACATCGGCCCGGGCAAGCCCCTGGCGCTGTTCCTGAAAAACGCCAACGCCGAAGACCAGCGCCGCCTGGTGGAAAACGAGGCCCTGCTCAAGAAGCTGGCGAAGCTGGAATCCATCACCGTGCTGCAAGCCGGCGCCGAAGCGCCGTTGAGCGCCACGGCACTGGTGGGCGAGCTGGAAGTGCTGGTACCCATGGCCGGTCTGATCGACAAGGACGCGGAGCTGGCCCGTCTGGACAAGGAAATTCAGCGCCTGCAGGGCGAAGTGCAACGGGTGGGCGGCAAGCTGTCCAACGCCGCCTTCGTCGACAAGGCACCACCGGCGGTCATCGACAAAGAGCGCGCCAAGCTGGCTGAAGCCGAGCAGGCCCTGAGCAAGCTCGCCGAACAGCACGCGCGCATCGCCAGCCTGTAA
- a CDS encoding DNA polymerase III subunit chi has protein sequence MDTAKKMPRSAHLLDDLESIRKLLGDDTLQPPLLTETVVSDEQIPLLFDQLEAQTQAEAAAIKPAPEPATPAQNRQDTLLHLDAELRAAAQLIMQDVIDDFAPHIETEIKRRLEARMERLLQQP, from the coding sequence ATGGACACTGCGAAAAAAATGCCTAGATCCGCGCACCTGCTGGACGACCTGGAATCGATCCGCAAACTGCTCGGCGACGACACCCTGCAACCGCCGCTGCTGACCGAGACCGTGGTCAGCGACGAACAGATCCCTTTGCTCTTCGACCAGCTTGAAGCGCAAACCCAGGCCGAGGCTGCCGCCATCAAGCCAGCCCCTGAGCCGGCCACCCCGGCGCAGAACCGCCAGGACACCCTGCTGCACCTGGACGCCGAACTGCGTGCCGCCGCCCAGTTGATCATGCAAGACGTGATCGATGATTTCGCCCCGCACATCGAAACCGAAATCAAGCGTCGCCTCGAAGCGCGGATGGAACGGCTGCTGCAGCAGCCATAG
- a CDS encoding DNA polymerase III subunit chi — MTKVDFYILPSPLPAARLDFACKLVEKAWRLGHRVYLHCSDPAQREQLDARLWAFKGESFVPHSLAEEDPDAVIALGLADAPASHQDLLVNLDLRVPTFAGRFARVAEVVVEDPAIRQAARESFRFYREQGYPLQDHRLQRL; from the coding sequence ATGACCAAAGTCGATTTCTATATTCTGCCCAGCCCGCTGCCCGCGGCGCGGCTGGACTTCGCCTGCAAGCTGGTGGAAAAGGCCTGGCGCCTGGGCCACCGGGTGTACCTGCATTGCAGCGATCCCGCGCAGCGCGAGCAGCTCGATGCCCGCCTGTGGGCGTTCAAGGGCGAAAGCTTCGTACCCCACAGCCTGGCCGAGGAAGACCCCGATGCCGTGATCGCCCTGGGGCTGGCGGACGCGCCCGCGTCGCACCAGGACCTGCTGGTGAACCTGGACCTGAGGGTGCCCACCTTCGCCGGCCGCTTCGCCCGCGTGGCCGAGGTGGTGGTCGAAGACCCTGCTATTCGTCAGGCGGCACGGGAGAGTTTCCGTTTCTACCGCGAACAGGGCTATCCTCTGCAAGATCACCGCTTACAGCGACTCTGA
- a CDS encoding leucyl aminopeptidase, whose protein sequence is MELVVKSVSAESLKTATLVVAVGEGRVLGSVGKKVDELSGGALTTVLKRGDLTGKPGQTLLLHSLPGLKAERVLLVGTGADELLGDRAWRKLGAAVLGALKNLGGTDAVLALDELGVKGRDAYGKARLLAETLQDGEYVFDRFKSKKAEPRALKKITLLTDKASQADVERAVAHASAIATGMSFTRDLGNLPPNLCHPTFLAEQAKELGKEHKNLKVEIHDEKKLKELGMGAFLAVAQGSEQPPRLIVLNYQGAKKSEKPFVLVGKGITFDTGGISIKPAAGMDEMKYDMCGAASVFGTLRAVLELKLPVNLVCLLACAENMPSGSATRPGDIVSTMSGQTVEILNTDAEGRLVLCDTLTYAERFKPQAVIDIATLTGACMVALGAHTSGLMGNNDELVEQLLEAGKAADDRAWQLPLFDEYQEQLDSPFADIANIGGPKGGAITAGCFLSRFAKSYHWAHLDIAGTAWVSGGKDKGASGRPVPLLTQYLLDRAGV, encoded by the coding sequence ATGGAATTGGTTGTAAAAAGCGTAAGCGCTGAAAGCCTGAAGACCGCGACCCTGGTCGTCGCCGTTGGCGAAGGTCGCGTACTGGGCAGCGTCGGCAAGAAGGTCGACGAACTCAGCGGCGGCGCCCTGACCACCGTGCTCAAGCGTGGCGACCTGACCGGCAAGCCGGGCCAGACCCTGCTGCTGCACAGCCTGCCTGGCCTGAAGGCCGAGCGCGTGCTGCTGGTAGGCACCGGTGCCGATGAGCTGCTGGGCGACCGCGCCTGGCGCAAGCTGGGCGCCGCCGTGCTGGGCGCGCTGAAGAACCTGGGCGGCACCGACGCCGTGCTGGCGCTGGACGAACTGGGCGTGAAAGGCCGCGACGCCTATGGCAAGGCGCGCCTGCTGGCCGAAACCCTGCAGGACGGCGAATACGTGTTCGACCGGTTCAAGAGCAAGAAGGCCGAGCCCCGTGCCCTGAAGAAAATCACCCTGCTGACCGACAAGGCCAGCCAGGCCGACGTGGAACGCGCCGTGGCCCACGCCAGCGCCATCGCCACCGGCATGAGCTTCACCCGTGACCTGGGCAACCTGCCGCCCAACCTGTGCCACCCCACTTTCCTGGCCGAGCAGGCCAAGGAACTGGGCAAGGAACACAAGAACCTCAAGGTGGAAATCCACGACGAGAAGAAACTCAAGGAACTGGGCATGGGCGCGTTCCTGGCCGTGGCCCAGGGCAGCGAACAGCCACCACGGCTGATCGTGCTCAACTACCAGGGCGCGAAGAAATCCGAGAAGCCATTCGTGCTGGTGGGCAAGGGTATCACCTTCGACACCGGCGGCATCAGCATCAAGCCGGCCGCCGGCATGGATGAGATGAAATACGACATGTGCGGCGCCGCCAGCGTCTTCGGCACCCTGCGCGCCGTGCTGGAACTCAAGTTGCCGGTCAACCTGGTGTGCCTGCTGGCCTGCGCCGAGAATATGCCCAGCGGCAGCGCCACCCGCCCTGGCGACATCGTCAGCACCATGAGCGGCCAGACCGTGGAAATCCTCAACACCGACGCCGAAGGCCGCCTGGTGCTGTGCGACACCCTCACCTACGCCGAACGCTTCAAGCCCCAGGCGGTGATCGACATCGCCACCCTGACCGGCGCCTGCATGGTAGCCCTGGGTGCCCATACCTCGGGCCTGATGGGCAACAACGACGAGCTGGTGGAACAGCTGCTGGAAGCCGGCAAGGCTGCCGACGACCGCGCCTGGCAACTGCCGCTGTTCGATGAATACCAGGAGCAACTGGACTCGCCGTTCGCCGACATCGCCAACATCGGCGGGCCTAAAGGTGGCGCCATCACCGCGGGCTGCTTCCTGTCGCGCTTTGCCAAGAGCTACCACTGGGCGCATCTGGACATCGCCGGCACTGCCTGGGTCAGCGGCGGCAAGGACAAAGGCGCCAGCGGCCGCCCGGTTCCCCTGCTGACCCAGTACCTGCTGGACCGCGCCGGCGTTTAA
- the lptF gene encoding LPS export ABC transporter permease LptF, with translation MIVFRYLSREVMLTLSAVSAVLLVIIMSGRFVKYLAQAASGALDPGVLFLIMGYRLPGFLQLILPLGLFLGILLAYGRLYLESEMTVLAATGMSQQRLLAYTMAPAAVVALVVAWLSLSLAPLGAQQFSQVLNQQDAMTEFDTLEPGRFQALRDESRVTYTETMSDDRINLGGVFISQKRLGQDAKDRGITLLLGEKGRQERRPDGSRYLILDNGYRYDGIPGQADYRAIQYQTYGVMLPKPEVSEEVTDRDAIPSSKLFSGESTDKAELQWRLSLPLLVFIVTLMAVPLARVNPRQGRFLKLLPAILLYMAYLTVLISARGAMEKGKLHSALGLWWVHGLFLIIGLGLMYWEPLRLKLASRRAAPEVAHG, from the coding sequence TTGATCGTCTTCCGCTATCTGTCCCGTGAAGTCATGCTCACCCTCAGTGCCGTCAGCGCGGTACTGCTGGTGATCATCATGAGTGGGCGCTTCGTCAAGTACCTGGCCCAGGCCGCCTCGGGCGCCCTGGACCCAGGCGTGCTGTTCCTGATCATGGGCTACCGCCTGCCGGGTTTCCTGCAGTTGATCCTGCCCCTGGGCCTGTTCCTGGGTATCTTGCTGGCCTATGGTCGGCTGTATCTGGAAAGCGAGATGACCGTGCTGGCGGCCACTGGCATGAGCCAGCAACGGCTGCTGGCCTACACCATGGCCCCGGCCGCGGTGGTGGCCCTGGTCGTCGCCTGGCTTAGCCTGAGCCTGGCGCCGCTGGGCGCGCAGCAGTTCTCGCAGGTGCTCAACCAGCAGGACGCCATGACCGAGTTCGATACTCTGGAGCCCGGCCGCTTCCAGGCCTTGCGTGACGAAAGCCGGGTGACCTACACCGAGACCATGAGCGACGACCGCATCAACCTGGGCGGCGTGTTCATCTCGCAGAAGCGCCTGGGCCAGGACGCCAAGGACCGTGGCATCACCTTGTTGCTGGGTGAAAAAGGCCGCCAGGAGCGCCGCCCCGACGGCAGCCGCTACCTGATCCTGGACAACGGCTACCGGTATGACGGCATCCCGGGGCAGGCCGACTACCGCGCCATCCAGTACCAGACCTACGGGGTCATGCTGCCCAAGCCCGAAGTCAGTGAAGAAGTCACCGACCGTGATGCCATCCCCAGCAGCAAACTGTTCAGCGGCGAGTCCACTGACAAGGCCGAGCTGCAATGGCGGCTGTCGCTGCCGTTGCTGGTGTTCATCGTGACGCTGATGGCGGTCCCGTTGGCACGGGTCAACCCGCGCCAGGGTCGTTTCCTCAAGCTGCTGCCGGCGATTCTTCTGTATATGGCTTACCTCACCGTCCTGATTTCCGCCCGTGGCGCCATGGAGAAGGGCAAGCTGCATTCGGCCCTGGGGCTGTGGTGGGTGCACGGGTTGTTCCTGATCATCGGCCTTGGCCTGATGTACTGGGAACCGCTGCGCCTGAAGCTGGCCAGCCGTCGCGCAGCGCCGGAGGTGGCCCATGGTTAA
- the lptG gene encoding LPS export ABC transporter permease LptG: protein MVKLDRHIGSSVLMAILAVLGVILGLATLFAFIDEMSDISATYGLLDISWYVLLTAPRRLYDMLPMAALIGCLIGLGSLASNSELTIIRAAGVSIARIVWAVMKPMLVLMVCGLLIGEYVAPVTEAKAQADRSLAQGIGDAQSGRHGLWHREGQQFIHINTVQPAGLLYGVTRYTFDDERHIKTASFARKAQYADGHWNLSDVATTVFHGDRTEVVNTPTEQWDVSVTPQLLSTVIMAPESLSISGLWGYIHYLSDQGLNNTKYWLAFWTKILQPLVTAALVLMAISFIFGPLRSVTLGQRVFTGVLVGFTFRIVQDLLGPSSLVFGFPPLLAVVIPSLVCAVLGWWLLRRAG, encoded by the coding sequence ATGGTTAAGCTGGACCGCCACATCGGCAGCAGTGTGCTGATGGCTATCCTGGCCGTGCTGGGCGTCATCCTCGGCTTGGCCACTCTGTTTGCGTTCATCGACGAGATGAGCGACATCAGCGCCACCTATGGCCTGCTGGACATTTCCTGGTACGTGCTGCTTACCGCCCCGCGGCGTCTGTACGACATGTTGCCGATGGCCGCATTGATCGGTTGCCTGATCGGCCTGGGCAGCCTGGCCAGCAACAGCGAGCTGACCATCATCCGTGCGGCGGGCGTGTCCATCGCCCGTATCGTCTGGGCCGTGATGAAGCCCATGCTGGTGCTGATGGTGTGCGGCCTGCTGATCGGCGAGTACGTGGCGCCCGTCACGGAAGCCAAGGCCCAGGCCGACCGTTCCCTGGCCCAAGGCATCGGCGACGCGCAGAGCGGCCGCCATGGCCTGTGGCACCGCGAGGGCCAGCAGTTCATCCACATCAACACCGTGCAGCCGGCTGGCCTGCTGTATGGCGTTACCCGCTATACCTTCGATGACGAACGCCATATCAAGACCGCCAGTTTCGCCCGGAAGGCCCAGTACGCCGATGGCCACTGGAACCTCTCCGACGTGGCCACCACGGTGTTCCATGGAGACCGCACCGAGGTGGTCAACACCCCGACGGAGCAGTGGGATGTGTCGGTGACCCCGCAGTTGCTGAGCACCGTGATCATGGCGCCCGAGTCGCTGTCCATCAGCGGCTTGTGGGGCTATATCCACTATCTGTCTGACCAGGGCCTGAACAACACCAAGTACTGGTTGGCGTTCTGGACCAAGATCCTGCAGCCGCTGGTGACTGCGGCGCTGGTGTTGATGGCCATCTCGTTCATCTTCGGGCCGTTGCGTTCGGTAACTCTCGGGCAGCGGGTGTTCACGGGGGTGCTGGTGGGCTTTACCTTCCGTATCGTGCAGGACTTGCTGGGGCCGTCGAGCCTGGTGTTCGGGTTTCCGCCGTTGCTGGCGGTGGTGATTCCTTCGCTGGTGTGTGCGGTGCTTGGGTGGTGGTTGTTGCGTAGGGCGGGTTGA
- a CDS encoding RDD family protein codes for MTRRLSPQGDFQPAGLGRRMAAVFYDFLLCVALLMVTTLVYKLVMMAFIGEARLRALSESGSLDGDPFLSTLLFCALFAFFAKFWMHAGQTLGMQVWGVRVQNPDGTAITLWQALLRFVVAIGSWLCFGAGFWWALVDKQKRGWHDLYSGTQLVHIPKKAR; via the coding sequence ATGACCCGACGACTCAGCCCCCAGGGCGACTTCCAACCGGCCGGCCTCGGCCGGCGCATGGCTGCGGTGTTCTACGATTTCCTGCTGTGCGTGGCGCTGTTGATGGTGACCACGCTGGTATACAAGCTGGTCATGATGGCCTTCATCGGCGAGGCGCGTTTACGTGCGTTGTCCGAGTCTGGTTCGCTGGACGGCGACCCGTTCCTGTCCACCCTGCTGTTCTGCGCGCTGTTTGCCTTCTTCGCCAAGTTCTGGATGCACGCGGGGCAGACCTTGGGCATGCAGGTATGGGGCGTGCGAGTGCAGAATCCTGACGGCACAGCCATCACCCTCTGGCAGGCCCTGCTGCGGTTCGTGGTAGCCATCGGTTCATGGCTGTGCTTTGGCGCGGGGTTCTGGTGGGCGCTGGTGGACAAGCAGAAACGCGGCTGGCATGACCTGTATTCGGGGACGCAACTGGTGCACATTCCAAAGAAAGCGCGCTGA